In Fluviicola taffensis DSM 16823, the following are encoded in one genomic region:
- a CDS encoding sensor histidine kinase, translated as MSIMFLCTFSILSYTRYFESMESFSMMAVATIISATCLIIMKLNNRNYLLVFYIYSICGYIIVAFALMVYHSRIHLVDVMWLMTVVFLAFFTLGRKLGYLLLFLSITVIGLFIFLHLNNQILILKELTNYQKISLLIELIAAFSINFYLFYLFLELNRYSERKLIESFDQLKEQNARISIQNDEKTTLVREIHHRVKNNLQIVVSLLRMQSQEVDNPEFRILFQESINRIMAMSLIHQKLYQNNNLSQVKIGDYLDDLVREIISLSINDENVHYQIDVEVDRIGLKTLVPLGLLVNELVSNSLKHAFFEVQDARIEITMKKGKEGWLYLTYFDSGVWKMNSATTSSFGLILIETLVEQLEGTKTVEKESLGTSYSFYLKNLEEMDIFA; from the coding sequence ATGTCTATCATGTTTTTGTGCACATTTAGCATTCTTTCTTATACCCGTTATTTTGAATCAATGGAAAGCTTTAGCATGATGGCTGTTGCTACAATCATCAGTGCTACCTGTTTAATCATCATGAAATTGAATAACAGGAATTATTTATTAGTCTTTTATATTTATTCGATCTGTGGTTATATTATCGTAGCTTTTGCTTTAATGGTTTATCACAGTAGAATCCATTTAGTCGATGTAATGTGGTTGATGACGGTAGTCTTTCTTGCATTTTTTACATTGGGACGCAAATTGGGCTATTTATTATTGTTTTTATCCATTACTGTAATTGGGCTATTTATTTTTCTTCACCTAAATAACCAAATTCTAATACTGAAGGAGCTTACGAACTATCAAAAGATTTCTTTACTAATCGAATTGATAGCGGCATTTTCGATAAACTTTTACTTATTTTACTTGTTTTTGGAACTGAATCGTTATTCCGAGCGAAAATTAATTGAATCTTTTGATCAATTGAAAGAACAAAACGCCCGAATTTCTATTCAGAATGATGAGAAAACTACCTTGGTGCGAGAAATCCATCATCGGGTTAAAAACAATCTCCAAATTGTGGTGAGCCTATTGCGTATGCAAAGTCAAGAGGTGGATAACCCAGAGTTTCGAATTTTGTTTCAAGAATCGATTAATCGGATTATGGCCATGTCATTGATTCATCAAAAACTCTATCAAAATAATAATTTGTCGCAAGTGAAAATTGGGGATTATTTGGATGATTTAGTACGTGAAATCATAAGTTTGAGTATAAATGATGAGAATGTTCACTATCAAATTGATGTTGAAGTAGATCGAATTGGATTGAAAACACTTGTTCCTCTTGGACTTTTAGTGAATGAATTGGTTTCAAACTCTTTAAAGCATGCGTTTTTTGAGGTTCAGGATGCTCGCATTGAAATAACCATGAAGAAGGGGAAGGAGGGGTGGCTTTACTTAACCTACTTTGATAGTGGTGTATGGAAAATGAATAGCGCGACAACTTCTTCTTTTGGACTGATACTTATCGAAACATTGGTGGAACAACTAGAGGGAACTAAAACGGTTGAAAAAGAAAGTCTAGGGACTAGCTATTCGTTTTACCTCAAAAACTTAGAAGAGATGGATATTTTTGCATAA
- a CDS encoding putative quinol monooxygenase: MLTRIVKLTFQEDKVGDFLSFFDTINTRVSTFENCFGMRLMQDIHQPTIIFTYSNWKDENALNSYRDSSLFEGVWSTIKPWFGGKPEAWSVDTYFEDGSFSPNQTTK, translated from the coding sequence ATGCTTACACGAATTGTTAAATTGACCTTTCAAGAAGACAAAGTTGGTGACTTTCTTTCTTTTTTTGACACAATCAACACCCGAGTAAGTACGTTTGAAAATTGTTTTGGAATGCGCTTGATGCAAGACATTCATCAGCCAACAATTATATTCACTTACAGTAACTGGAAGGATGAAAATGCGTTAAATTCTTACCGCGATTCCTCATTATTTGAAGGAGTTTGGTCTACTATTAAACCTTGGTTTGGTGGTAAGCCAGAAGCTTGGAGTGTCGACACCTATTTTGAAGATGGATCCTTTTCACCCAACCAAACGACAAAGTAA
- the lpcA gene encoding D-sedoheptulose 7-phosphate isomerase translates to MNQIADHFNEAQEILQKFNNAANHQLIQNAGNLMVSAISSGGKIISCGNGGSMCDAMHFAEELTGRYRDDRKAIPALSISDPSHISCVGNDYGYEFIFSRYLEALGQKGDVLLAISTSGNSKNVLRAIEVAKSKGMLVVGLTGKDGGKMATLCDVEIRAPYSDFADRAQEIHIKVIHSLIDFIEQELK, encoded by the coding sequence ATGAATCAAATAGCAGACCATTTTAACGAAGCGCAAGAGATTTTGCAAAAATTTAACAACGCAGCCAATCATCAATTGATTCAAAATGCTGGAAATTTAATGGTTTCAGCTATTTCGAGTGGAGGAAAGATAATCTCTTGTGGAAATGGGGGGTCCATGTGCGATGCCATGCATTTTGCGGAAGAATTAACTGGAAGATATCGGGATGATCGAAAAGCAATTCCGGCCTTGAGTATTTCAGATCCCTCACATATTAGCTGTGTCGGAAATGATTATGGCTATGAGTTCATTTTTTCACGTTATTTGGAAGCTCTGGGGCAAAAAGGAGATGTTTTATTAGCTATTTCGACCTCGGGTAATTCGAAAAATGTACTTCGAGCGATTGAAGTTGCTAAAAGCAAAGGGATGTTGGTTGTTGGCCTTACAGGAAAAGATGGCGGTAAAATGGCTACTTTGTGCGATGTGGAAATTCGTGCACCTTATTCAGATTTTGCAGACAGAGCTCAAGAAATTCATATCAAAGTAATTCATTCCTTGATAGATTTTATAGAACAGGAATTGAAATAG
- a CDS encoding SDR family oxidoreductase encodes MYFRTTMKHVAWITGASSGIGEELCRQLARKGFKLILSSRSEEKLLSLKKELPNPEEHLIVPLDLEHSDHFTELVKQTLAQTKRIDYLYNCGGLSQRAEASETSMEVDRRIMEINYFGTIALTKAVLPYMQAQKSGHIIAISSIAGKFGFYLRSAYSASKHAIQGFFESLLLEEAKNNISVTIAYPGKINTPISLSALGKDGKAHGEMDHNQETGMPVEQCVAILLKAVDQKKKEILIGNKEIKAVTLKRFFPKLFWKIIAKQSPT; translated from the coding sequence ATGTATTTTCGTACTACGATGAAACATGTAGCTTGGATTACAGGTGCTTCTTCTGGGATTGGAGAAGAACTCTGCAGACAACTGGCTCGAAAAGGATTCAAATTAATTCTGTCGAGTCGCAGTGAAGAGAAACTTCTCTCATTGAAAAAGGAACTTCCGAATCCAGAAGAGCATCTGATTGTTCCATTGGATTTAGAACATTCCGATCATTTTACCGAGTTGGTCAAACAAACTCTAGCACAAACAAAACGTATCGACTATCTGTACAATTGTGGTGGTTTAAGCCAGCGTGCGGAAGCTAGTGAAACAAGCATGGAAGTTGATAGAAGAATCATGGAGATTAACTATTTTGGAACCATTGCTCTTACGAAAGCAGTATTACCTTATATGCAAGCTCAGAAATCGGGTCATATCATTGCTATTTCTAGCATTGCTGGAAAATTTGGCTTTTACCTGCGCTCGGCATACAGCGCCAGCAAACATGCCATTCAGGGTTTTTTTGAGAGTTTACTTTTAGAAGAAGCGAAAAACAATATATCTGTCACGATTGCTTATCCGGGGAAAATCAATACACCTATTTCACTCAGCGCACTGGGGAAAGATGGGAAAGCTCATGGGGAAATGGATCACAATCAGGAAACAGGAATGCCGGTAGAGCAATGTGTAGCTATTCTTCTGAAAGCAGTAGATCAAAAGAAGAAAGAAATACTGATTGGAAACAAAGAAATCAAAGCGGTGACGCTGAAACGATTCTTCCCGAAGTTGTTCTGGAAAATTATTGCGAAGCAAAGTCCAACTTAG
- a CDS encoding SAM hydrolase/SAM-dependent halogenase family protein, with product MGIITLITDMGLTDYYVAVLKGNLYKLAPEVSIVDITHQVRPFDIADASYYIQSSFQEFPEGTIHIIGVDSEPIINSSNGAYPSILLFKGHYFISNDNGIFALILKGESPEGFWRIDNVLSNPKGFRFPVKNIFVPTAARILAGESLSDIGSEESSWRVAHTVAAVIEENLIKGSIVHIDHYGNTITNISKEIFDRFENAPFTILFRKREYYIDEISTTYNDVAPGERLAFFNDNNFLEIAINKGATGNGGGADSLFGLRIYDLVRIEFTPRGSAKTIDSLF from the coding sequence ATGGGAATTATAACATTGATAACAGATATGGGTTTGACCGACTACTACGTAGCGGTTTTAAAGGGAAATTTATACAAATTGGCTCCTGAAGTATCTATTGTTGATATTACGCATCAAGTGAGACCTTTCGATATTGCAGACGCAAGTTATTACATTCAGTCTTCCTTTCAAGAGTTCCCAGAAGGAACAATCCACATCATAGGAGTTGATAGTGAACCTATTATTAATTCCAGTAATGGTGCTTATCCTTCTATACTTTTGTTTAAAGGCCATTATTTCATTTCAAATGACAATGGAATCTTCGCTTTAATTCTGAAAGGTGAAAGTCCGGAAGGTTTTTGGAGAATTGACAATGTGCTTTCCAACCCGAAGGGATTCCGCTTTCCAGTAAAGAACATTTTTGTGCCCACTGCGGCACGTATTTTAGCTGGAGAATCACTCAGCGACATTGGCTCAGAAGAAAGCTCTTGGCGTGTTGCACATACAGTGGCTGCAGTCATTGAAGAGAATTTAATCAAAGGCTCTATTGTACACATTGACCATTACGGAAACACGATTACAAATATTAGCAAAGAAATTTTTGATCGATTTGAAAATGCTCCTTTCACTATTTTATTTAGGAAACGAGAATATTACATTGACGAAATATCTACTACCTACAACGATGTCGCGCCAGGAGAACGATTAGCGTTTTTCAATGATAATAATTTTCTGGAAATTGCCATTAACAAAGGCGCTACTGGAAATGGTGGAGGCGCAGATTCCTTATTTGGACTCCGCATTTACGACTTAGTCCGTATTGAATTTACACCTCGCGGATCAGCAAAAACAATCGATTCATTATTTTAA
- a CDS encoding TerB family tellurite resistance protein yields MSSFSHIFDSGEQARQKGHFRNLVMLARVDGKVSLAENQLLKRIATKLSLTDEQVAEICENPDDYPFIPPVTREERYERFIQLIQLLGVDGNMDENETKLVRRLGIELGFTPERIDEKFPIILEHLRKGMNREEVIRIVI; encoded by the coding sequence ATGAGCTCATTTTCACACATTTTTGATTCAGGAGAACAAGCACGTCAAAAAGGTCATTTTAGAAATTTGGTTATGCTGGCTAGAGTAGACGGGAAGGTTAGTTTAGCAGAAAATCAATTATTGAAGAGGATTGCAACAAAACTTTCATTAACGGATGAACAAGTAGCTGAAATTTGCGAAAACCCAGATGATTACCCATTTATACCACCTGTTACAAGAGAAGAAAGATACGAGCGCTTTATTCAGTTAATTCAACTGTTGGGAGTTGATGGAAATATGGATGAAAATGAGACGAAATTGGTGAGAAGACTAGGGATAGAATTGGGCTTTACACCAGAAAGAATAGACGAAAAGTTTCCAATTATCTTGGAACATTTGCGAAAAGGAATGAATAGGGAAGAGGTTATTCGAATTGTAATCTAA
- a CDS encoding PhoH family protein, with protein MIEKKIEIKGANVAELFGVNNSNLKHIRSFFPKLKINSRGNELTILGDSEVMEEFERKFELILAHFNQYNVLTENNIDNLMLDDGSEMLLSDGTETLVHGNGGVKIKAKTLNQRKLVQAVNKSDMVFAVGPAGTGKTYTAVALAVRALKAKEVKRIVLTRPAVEAGENLGFLPGDLKEKLDPYLMPLYDALRDMIPPEKLADMLEFGIIEIAPLAFMRGRTLDKAFVILDEAQNATVMQMKMFLTRMGQTAQFVITGDMSQVDLPHRQKSGLSYALDILNEVEEIEIIRLTQSDVIRHSLVKRIIDAFDKAETAEKIKRFEKEEEEAKSKRK; from the coding sequence TTGATAGAAAAGAAAATTGAAATAAAAGGGGCTAATGTTGCTGAATTATTTGGAGTTAACAATTCCAATTTGAAGCACATTCGGTCTTTCTTTCCGAAGTTGAAAATTAATTCACGCGGAAATGAGCTAACGATTCTGGGTGATTCTGAAGTCATGGAGGAGTTTGAACGTAAGTTTGAACTTATTTTGGCTCATTTCAACCAATACAATGTTTTGACAGAAAACAACATCGACAATTTAATGTTGGACGATGGTTCCGAAATGCTTTTATCCGACGGAACGGAAACCTTGGTTCATGGAAATGGCGGGGTGAAAATTAAAGCAAAGACTTTAAATCAGCGAAAATTGGTTCAAGCTGTCAATAAAAGCGATATGGTCTTTGCCGTTGGTCCAGCTGGAACGGGTAAAACTTATACTGCCGTTGCTTTGGCAGTACGCGCTTTGAAAGCAAAAGAAGTTAAACGCATTGTGTTGACGAGACCCGCAGTGGAGGCAGGTGAGAATTTAGGATTTCTTCCAGGAGATTTGAAGGAAAAATTAGATCCTTATTTGATGCCGCTTTACGACGCGCTTCGTGATATGATTCCGCCAGAGAAATTGGCCGACATGCTCGAATTCGGGATTATTGAAATTGCTCCATTGGCATTTATGCGCGGTAGAACACTCGATAAGGCATTTGTGATTTTGGATGAGGCTCAAAATGCAACAGTCATGCAAATGAAAATGTTCTTGACGAGAATGGGACAAACGGCTCAATTCGTAATTACGGGGGATATGTCTCAAGTAGATTTGCCCCACCGCCAAAAGTCGGGATTGTCATATGCACTAGATATTTTGAATGAAGTGGAGGAAATTGAGATTATTCGACTGACTCAAAGTGATGTTATTCGACATTCTTTGGTGAAACGAATCATTGATGCATTTGATAAAGCGGAGACTGCGGAGAAGATTAAGCGATTTGAAAAAGAAGAGGAAGAAGCAAAGTCAAAAAGAAAATAA
- a CDS encoding GldG family protein, whose amino-acid sequence MAESTGKMKKFYNWILLGIIVGVVIFLNIIGTFVYSRIDMTEDERYSLSTGTIEFLGKMNEQNSVKKSKKASRIYLKIYLEGKLPAEVKRFRNAIEDKLDEFKEIAGDRIEYTFIDPLSGTESEQRALFEILYNKAQGIIPLEIVYQKDGSQSQMTLWPGAEIEYEGFTKNYIQFLPGSPQGQPVQLSKEFSEQTIQNSINNLEYMLVSALKRVIQSSRPRIAFINGHGELKERETQRVRSLLEKYYSIEDVNLNDSLRVLDGFSGVIIARPRTAYSDKDLYLLDQFVLKGGSLMCFFDKLTFPQDSLYKTGMTHTVRTNLGLDRMLFDYGIRTNDNYVVDVRCAPIQTPFAKQSLLPWFFYVAATPTKHPIARNIEPVMLRYASQIQLIPGEQRLVSPVLTTSTNSNITGMAPLISLGMPMNYGKVPVLVDNPTSENNKICIAGISEGRFDSHFKNRLIDEFAKNKESGFITKSTKEGKVLVVANGSFIANYYDSMPNKKGQMMYRPISFNNLRYDEVMAQMRMQPLIYGNQEFIQNMVDYMMGDNSVLDIRSKQIDIHPINKEKVKDQRIKYILINVALPSLLVILFAILLFYLRKRRFARS is encoded by the coding sequence ATGGCTGAAAGTACTGGAAAAATGAAAAAATTCTACAACTGGATTCTTCTTGGAATCATCGTTGGAGTTGTAATATTCCTCAATATTATTGGAACCTTTGTCTATTCGAGGATTGACATGACGGAGGACGAAAGGTATTCATTATCGACTGGAACTATTGAATTTCTTGGTAAAATGAATGAGCAGAATTCAGTCAAGAAAAGTAAAAAAGCAAGTCGAATTTACCTGAAAATTTATTTGGAAGGAAAACTTCCCGCAGAGGTCAAGCGTTTTCGAAATGCAATTGAAGACAAACTAGATGAATTCAAAGAAATAGCCGGCGACCGAATTGAATATACATTCATAGACCCTTTATCTGGAACTGAATCGGAGCAAAGAGCTTTGTTTGAAATCTTATACAACAAAGCACAGGGAATTATTCCTCTAGAAATTGTTTACCAAAAAGATGGTTCTCAATCCCAAATGACACTGTGGCCAGGGGCAGAAATAGAATATGAAGGATTCACAAAAAATTACATTCAATTTCTTCCAGGATCTCCTCAAGGCCAACCCGTGCAATTATCTAAGGAGTTTTCAGAACAAACCATTCAAAATTCCATTAACAACTTGGAATACATGCTGGTTTCAGCACTTAAAAGAGTTATCCAATCATCCAGACCACGCATTGCCTTTATTAACGGACATGGTGAATTAAAAGAACGAGAAACTCAACGAGTACGCTCATTGCTGGAGAAATACTATTCCATTGAAGATGTCAATCTGAATGATTCCTTGAGAGTTCTTGATGGATTCTCAGGTGTAATTATTGCCCGACCACGAACGGCGTATTCAGACAAAGATTTATACCTCTTAGATCAATTTGTATTAAAAGGCGGAAGCTTGATGTGCTTCTTTGATAAATTGACATTCCCACAAGATTCTTTGTATAAAACAGGAATGACTCACACTGTCCGTACGAATTTAGGCCTCGACCGAATGCTATTTGATTACGGAATAAGAACGAATGATAATTATGTTGTCGACGTAAGATGCGCACCTATCCAAACACCTTTTGCTAAGCAAAGCCTTCTGCCCTGGTTCTTTTATGTAGCGGCAACACCAACCAAACACCCAATTGCTAGAAATATTGAGCCTGTTATGCTTCGATATGCATCTCAAATTCAATTAATTCCTGGCGAGCAACGCTTGGTTTCTCCTGTTTTGACCACATCAACCAATTCAAACATTACAGGAATGGCGCCACTTATAAGCTTAGGAATGCCTATGAATTATGGGAAAGTTCCTGTATTAGTGGACAATCCAACTTCTGAAAACAACAAAATATGTATCGCAGGAATCTCTGAAGGCCGTTTTGACTCCCACTTTAAAAACCGCTTAATTGACGAATTTGCGAAAAATAAAGAATCTGGATTTATTACCAAGAGCACCAAAGAAGGAAAAGTTCTTGTGGTCGCAAATGGATCATTTATCGCAAACTACTATGATTCGATGCCTAATAAAAAGGGGCAAATGATGTATCGTCCCATCTCATTCAATAATTTAAGATACGATGAAGTGATGGCTCAGATGCGCATGCAGCCGCTCATTTACGGGAATCAGGAATTTATTCAAAACATGGTGGATTACATGATGGGAGATAATTCCGTTTTAGATATTCGAAGCAAACAAATTGACATCCATCCAATTAACAAAGAAAAAGTAAAAGATCAACGAATTAAATACATCTTAATCAATGTTGCTCTTCCATCGCTTCTAGTTATTTTATTCGCTATTTTATTATTTTACTTGCGAAAACGACGTTTCGCACGTTCTTAA
- a CDS encoding ABC transporter permease: MKALYWKEIRSFLGSIIGYIFIVIFLITSGIFHWVVAEDTNLLNGEEVDLIPFFNLSPIIFLVLIPAITMRMIAEERKTGTIELLFTRPITDFQIIAAKYLAGVTLLIISLLPTLIYYYSMVQLGVDSMDENGISKSVIDEGATFTSYLGLILLGSTFIAIGIFSSAVTSNQIVAFIVAMFLCWLFYDGFELLGSFNLMGDFDIIFQYIGLTSHYKSIMKGVIDTSDLIYFFGMIVLFLAATLTVVKSLKR; this comes from the coding sequence ATGAAAGCACTTTATTGGAAAGAGATTAGGAGTTTTTTAGGCTCCATAATCGGATATATCTTCATTGTTATTTTCTTGATTACTTCAGGGATTTTTCACTGGGTGGTTGCCGAAGACACAAACTTGCTCAACGGGGAGGAAGTTGATTTGATTCCTTTTTTCAATTTATCTCCCATTATCTTTCTGGTGTTAATTCCTGCTATTACAATGCGAATGATTGCTGAAGAGCGTAAAACAGGAACTATTGAGTTACTTTTCACACGCCCAATTACGGATTTTCAAATTATTGCTGCGAAATACCTTGCTGGAGTAACACTACTGATCATTTCATTGTTACCCACATTGATTTACTACTACAGTATGGTTCAACTAGGAGTTGATTCGATGGATGAAAATGGAATTTCTAAATCTGTCATTGATGAAGGAGCAACATTCACCTCCTACCTCGGATTAATTTTATTGGGATCTACATTTATTGCAATTGGAATCTTTTCATCAGCAGTAACTAGTAATCAAATCGTGGCATTTATTGTTGCGATGTTTTTATGCTGGTTGTTTTATGATGGATTTGAACTTCTTGGGTCTTTCAATTTAATGGGAGATTTCGACATTATTTTTCAATACATTGGTTTAACATCCCATTACAAAAGCATCATGAAAGGTGTTATCGACACTAGTGACCTAATCTATTTCTTCGGTATGATTGTCCTATTCTTAGCGGCAACACTCACTGTTGTTAAATCCTTGAAACGTTAA
- a CDS encoding phosphoribosylaminoimidazolesuccinocarboxamide synthase, producing the protein MNETITSTNFKFPKQTNVYRGKVREVYTIDNDTMVMVATDRISAFDHILPKGIPFKGQVLNQVATMFLEATRDIVPNWLIGAPDPSVAVGYACEPVRVEMVIRGYLAGHSAREYALGKRMLCGVVLPEGMKENDRFPEPIITPASKAEEGHDEDISREDILKNGIVPQEIYEKMEAYTRALFQRGTEMAAERGLILVDTKYEFGIRNGEVILIDEIHTPDSSRYFYADGYEERQAKGENQRQLSKEFVRQWLIENGFQGLEGQVMPEMPDSFVETITERYIELYEKITGNTFEKGDTSNINKRIETNVAVFLMDKGII; encoded by the coding sequence TTGAACGAAACAATTACGAGTACCAATTTTAAATTTCCGAAGCAAACAAATGTTTATCGTGGAAAGGTTCGTGAGGTTTATACCATTGACAATGACACAATGGTGATGGTTGCTACTGATCGAATTTCTGCATTTGATCACATTTTACCAAAAGGTATTCCGTTTAAAGGTCAAGTTCTTAACCAAGTTGCTACCATGTTTTTAGAGGCTACTCGAGATATCGTCCCAAATTGGTTAATCGGAGCTCCAGACCCTTCGGTTGCTGTTGGTTATGCTTGTGAGCCAGTGCGTGTTGAAATGGTTATTCGCGGATATTTAGCGGGACATTCTGCTCGTGAATATGCATTAGGAAAAAGAATGTTGTGTGGTGTTGTTCTTCCAGAAGGGATGAAAGAGAATGACCGTTTTCCAGAGCCTATCATTACCCCAGCTTCCAAAGCGGAAGAAGGTCATGATGAAGATATTTCTCGAGAGGATATTCTTAAAAACGGAATTGTTCCTCAAGAGATTTATGAAAAAATGGAAGCTTATACGCGTGCATTGTTTCAACGAGGAACGGAAATGGCTGCAGAAAGAGGATTAATTTTAGTTGATACCAAGTATGAATTTGGAATTAGAAATGGGGAAGTCATCTTAATTGATGAGATTCACACACCAGATTCCTCCCGGTATTTTTATGCAGACGGTTATGAGGAAAGACAAGCAAAAGGAGAAAACCAACGCCAACTTTCCAAAGAATTTGTGCGCCAGTGGTTGATTGAAAATGGATTTCAAGGTTTGGAAGGTCAAGTAATGCCTGAAATGCCAGATTCTTTTGTGGAGACAATCACTGAGCGTTATATCGAGCTTTACGAAAAAATTACAGGAAACACTTTCGAAAAAGGAGATACGTCAAATATCAACAAGCGGATTGAAACGAATGTAGCTGTTTTTTTAATGGATAAAGGGATTATTTGA
- a CDS encoding T9SS type A sorting domain-containing protein, with amino-acid sequence MYPNPTSSIITIKVPVNLNQPITIFDLNGKLVKQVESNQLNFQVDLSSLDKGVYLAHFLIEGQDLVKRIVIQ; translated from the coding sequence TTGTATCCAAACCCAACCAGTTCAATAATCACCATTAAAGTTCCTGTGAATTTGAATCAACCGATTACTATTTTTGATTTGAATGGTAAATTGGTAAAACAAGTGGAATCTAATCAACTGAATTTTCAAGTAGACCTTTCATCTTTGGATAAAGGGGTGTATCTTGCTCACTTCTTGATTGAAGGTCAGGATTTGGTAAAACGTATTGTAATACAATAA